The genome window TTGTAGAACAAGAAGAGAATAGTATACTCCTATATGAATATTATGAACCAATTGTTATTGGAGAAAAAGTATATGAAGGTTCTTATGAAGGGATTTTGATCAGAAAATTGAATAATAAATGGCTTATAACAAATATGTTTTCAGATAAAGAGGTAAGGTCCATTTTAAAGAGTAAAGAAAAAAACTATAGTACTTTAGTGTATATGCCGTTATTTTCCATTGATAATCAAGTTACTTATATAAAGAATGAGAATAAAAACTATAATGATGTCAACACAAATCATCTCTAATATAATCATTTTAAAGTTTATGGCGCACATTAGGTGCTGTACGCCACAATAAGTATTAAGAAAGATTCAAAGCTTCCTTTAGCTTTTCCAAATCAAATCCATAAATGACCGTTCCATCAATTACGAATGTTGGAGTGGAAAAAGATTGATATTTCTTTATTAAGTCTTTTTTGGCATGAGGGTCCTTTTGAATATCTCTCATTTCGAAATCAAAACCATGTTCTTTTAAGAATAGCTTTGAATATTCGCAAGGGGGACAATCTGGTTGAGTAAACAATGTGATTTGATGCATAATGCTCCTCCTACTTTTATCTTTAACTAAAATCATACAAAGAAAGTTATTATCATGCAATTCTTTTGAGTGATAAAAGAAGTTCTTGTCATCATTTTAGCAAGAAATTATGCTCCTAAGGAAAGTGTGTATGTTAATTTGTGAAATGGTAAGAATATTCAGAGGAAATAAATAATAAAAAAACACCGAGTTTTTTTCAGTTTTACTTGGACAAACTCTCGACAATCTTTTATTCTGTTAGTATTGGCATTTTACACAAGAGGCGAATTGTAACTAAATTAAACGAAGAAAGTGTATAGAAACATGCTAATAGTGAAACCTATGCTTAATAAAGGTTTGTTTGAAAGGAGAGAGAGCATGTCACAATTACAAGGCATATTAACAAGATTGAAAAATCTACAAGAGCAGGCAACTGGGGGAGAACCAACTCAACGTTTCTTTGAGGTAAATGGAGAGAGAAAGTGTCAAGTAACATTTCATCCGAAAACTGAGACGTTTGAACTAGAAGTATATAATGACAAGGAAAAACCAAAAAGATATCAATTTGATAATGTTGATATGATTACGATTGAGATTTTTGATTTAATTCAGTAATCTTATTTAAAAAAATCTTCAGCAAGGTGGAACAGTCCATTTTGCTGAAGGTTTTTTTAGTTTTTAGTACTAACAGCTAGTAATTCAGGAGAATTTAATCAATATTAGGATAAAAAGCTCTAAAGATTGAAAATATTTCCTACATGAAAAAAACATGAGAATCCATACTAATGGTTGAGGTGATAAACATGATGCCAATGGTTATTTGTCCAGAATGTTCACAGGAAGAAAAACTGGAAAATGTCTTAACTGCTCAATCTAATCAAAATGTGATTTTTCGATGCCCACATTGTCAACTGCTTGTAAGGAATATAAAAACGAGTAAGGGTTAAAAGAGCATAATGCCGAGAACTATGATAAAATGAGATATAAATATATTTTGTGAGGAGTTTTCGGCTATGATAAGTATGCACAGCGAAGAGTTTTTAAACATTACTTTACAGGACTTATTAATTCCATCTGAACGAGTAGCACATGTGCAGATAGGAAATAGTTTAGAACACGCTCTGCTTGTCTTAACAAAAAGTGGATACTCAGCAATACCAGTATTAGATGCTCATTATAAACTCCATGGCTTAGTCAGCACTCCGCTCATCATGGATAGCATATTAGGCTTAGAAAGAATTGAATTTGAGAAGCTTGAAGAAATAAAAGTGGAAACAATTATGAATAAGGTAATACCAAGAGTGAAGAGCAATAGTTCTGTATTACATACGATAAAATATTTAGTAGACCATCCTTTTATTTGCGTGGAAACAGACGATGGCTATTTTGATGGAATTTTAACAAGAAGATCCATACTAATGCGACTTAATATTTATTTGCATCAACTCAATCAAAATGAACGCTAAAAGTAATATTCCTTCATCTACGGCTACCGCTCTTGTCTGCCTCTTCATTAGAGATGTATCCCTCTTTTGATAACAATTTTTATTTTATGAGGATAATGTCATGTCAACGATTTCTGAATTACAACTATTAACTGTACTTTCACAGGAAATGAATATGCGCAAAGCAGCAGAGAGATTATTTGTCACCCAGCCAG of Niallia circulans contains these proteins:
- a CDS encoding glutaredoxin family protein codes for the protein MHQITLFTQPDCPPCEYSKLFLKEHGFDFEMRDIQKDPHAKKDLIKKYQSFSTPTFVIDGTVIYGFDLEKLKEALNLS
- a CDS encoding YkuJ family protein, which translates into the protein MSQLQGILTRLKNLQEQATGGEPTQRFFEVNGERKCQVTFHPKTETFELEVYNDKEKPKRYQFDNVDMITIEIFDLIQ
- the cbpB gene encoding cyclic-di-AMP-binding protein CbpB, translating into MISMHSEEFLNITLQDLLIPSERVAHVQIGNSLEHALLVLTKSGYSAIPVLDAHYKLHGLVSTPLIMDSILGLERIEFEKLEEIKVETIMNKVIPRVKSNSSVLHTIKYLVDHPFICVETDDGYFDGILTRRSILMRLNIYLHQLNQNER